TAGTTGTTATATGTGTGGCCAGAAAAAACAAATTGTCATTGATGTTATTCAATGGTTATTTTTAGCAAATTGCTAATTCTGTTTTCAGACACAGTGCCAAAAATAAATTTGATTCTGGTTTCCTATTTCAAGAAAAAGAAAACTAGAATTAAAACACAAACCAGATTATATAACCTCACTATCAGTTTTTTTTTATCAAACAAGCAAAACATGAACGAAGTAGAGTCCCTAATGATCATCCAGAAGCAAGCAAGTGATGAAGAAACATTAGGTAGAGTAAACAACGTACCAGTGAAAGCTTTTCACTGCCACTCAAGTGACTCCAATGCTTGCTGATGAATGTTTGAATCTCCTGCTGCAACTACATTAAAGCCTATGACAAATGAAAAAGTAGATGCATTCAGGGGTTGCACGCTCTTTTGTTTCGATGAGTTGTGATTGAGAGAAAAAAACAGAGTTATTTTGGAGTATTGAACGTACTTGTAGCAACGGCACTGGATGAAGCTTCCCAAAGAGGTGGGTTACCGTTCCAATCGGTTATGGTACCTCCAGCGCCTTCTATCACAGGCACCAGAGCAAGGAAATCATATGGCTGATGAAGAATAACAGTGACTTCAATTAGTAACATAAGATTGACACATGAGATATTTAACTTTTGACAAGTCATTCTGAAGGAGAAGTTTTACCTTTAGACCGGATTCAATAACAAGATCGACAAATCCAGAAGCCAGGAGAGCATAAGCATAACAATCACAGCCGTATAATGGCATTTTTACCTGTTATAACAAAAAATTGTCAAGGCAGAAGAGAAAGCCATTCACTTCTAAATAAAAAAAAGTAAAAGGGATTTAGGGGAATCCATATATAAGTTATAACTGGATAAGAAACTCAGTTCGAGATTTTGATAAGGACCTTTTCTCTAACTCGAGCAAAGGCCTCTACTGCCTCTCCACTGAAAAGATGTGGGCTAGTGGTGTATCTGGACAGTCAAAATATGAGAAGATAAACAAATCATGAGATTTCTAGTTGCCTTGTTGTTACACAAAGCCAAAAAGACATCATATATATTTTTAGGCTACTTCTTAAAAAAGATGACTACAGAAGTAACACTCTAGTATGGCTCAATGAAAAGAAACTTACAAATATGCTTGTGACAGTTTCGGGCAAGATCGCGTTGAGATATCCTCCCCGTTTAATTTAGTTCTTCTTCCACTCATTCCTATCCATCTCTCTTTCAGAATAGGCTGATCAATTAGACCTAGAATCTAAAAGAGAAAACACGGTCAGTTAGTAAGCCCAAATGCAATTGCTAAGAATCGAATCACAGAAGTACTTATTCGCTGTCAGACTTTTAGCATGCCTAAAGCTCGTCTACTATTAACACAAAACAGATTATATCCTCGGCAATATGAATTCCCAATCTGATAATTCGAATGTGCTAATAGTGCATAACATAAACATGGGAAGCAACAGAGTCTGGTGTCTTACCGGTTTGCCTTTGTACAGCAGAGCTATTAACGTACCAAACACAGGTTTCCCTGAAAAGAAGCAATTGATAGCACAATCAAATCCTCAAACTCTTGATAAAAGGGTAAAAATGAAAATAATTAGAACAAAGTTTGCGAACCTGTGATAAAGCTCTTTGTTCCGTCGATCGGGTCCAAAACCCAAACATAGTCTGAAGATTCCTCTTTGCATCTCCAACCTTTCTCCTCGCCATATCTACAGTATTCAGAATTTAAAGGTGAATAAAGATGCGCATTTGTCTTATGCATTCATGTAGGAAAGAGAGCAATCAAAATGTGTCTTTATCTCACAATAAGATTCCCTTGTGATCTAGTAGAGCATAGTTCACGTCTTTATATCATACAAAAGAGGAACAGAGTAAATTTATCAAGAAAAAAAAGAAGGGAAACTCACATAGCATGAGAAGGGAAGTTGTGGAAAATAATAGACACCATGGCCTCTTCAGCCATTTGATCAGCGATTGTAACAGGACCTACACATGAACCAAATCAGATAAACAAAAAAACATACGTTGGGACTCTCAGAAAGCAAAAATGAGTGAGAGGTTCATTGGTTTATCTACCAAAAAAACATGAGATCCCTAATCCAATTCACTGTGCTCAACAAATCAAACTCCGATTTCACTATTATCTCTAAGGAAGCTTCTCTGACTGAGAAATTGCAATAAGTTCACCTAACACTTAGTTAAATCACCAATGACTACTCTATTAGGTCCACCAAGCTGAGCAGAGCTCCATTGTATAATCACAACACTACCCAAAGGACTTACTCATATCATCTTTCTCAACGATATCGAATTTCTTCCGGAAGTACTTTCTGATGACCTCGCCAGAAGCGTCCGCCAGTTCATTTGCCACGGCGGCGAATCGATCCAGATCGGTGGCGGCGCTCAGTTCCGAAGAGGAATCTTCGCTTAGGTCAGGCCGTTTCGAGTTCGAAGCCATTGCCAGAGAGATATGACCGCGGGAGACCGAAACAGCGCTTAAGGAAGACGATAGAAAAGATAATCTACCGCTTTGCGAAGAAGAGAGATGAGGAGAGCGAGTCGCGGACCGCAGCGCCGGAGACGGCGGCGGAATCAGAGAGAAGGACTTGCAGAGGAAGTGCGACTGAGCTAACATTTGCAATGAGAGAGGTGAACGACGGAAGCAGCGATTCGTCGATGGACGACGAGTGGGTTTAAAAATAGAGATGAAGATTTATTCAATCTCGTCCGTTGGATCTTGTTTTGAGATTGGGAAAGCTCTCTTCGGTTCGTTAACTAACCGAACCGGACCGGACATGTACTATTTTTCCCACTCCTATTGTGGAATAAAAATTCCCCACTTACTATTGATCAGAACAAAATAATTATTATACAAACTTAGCTTAGTGGTTACGACTTATGAATGGTGTATAATATATATGTGCTAGTGGTGATACTTTTGCATGAATATCATAAACTTTTTTTCTTTCTGTTAGCAACTTTTTGATAATTTTATTGAGAACCAATGGACTTTGTATGAACCTACTCATCCCGGCAAATAATTTTCTATTTCTGACCATATAAATCTTGTTTGTTTAATGTTTTTTAGTAGAGAAATGATCAACCGATGTTTATCTGTTCATATACAGCAATGAAACAAATCAATATTCACAGAAAGAAGTTTGATTGAGGTGAAGCTTGCAGATGTAATACAAACCATATACAATCGCTTTGCTTTCAGAGTTTAAATCCTAATCTATGCACAGCCAGATTAATTTTATAAGCTAATGATCCAATCTTGTTTTTATCCCCCAACCTTATATTCTAAATTTGTAACTTTACATGTGTGACAGTTTAGGAACCAATTAAAAAAAAAAGCCAACGAGGAAAGTGTGTAACAACGAATAGCCTGTCTTAATTGAATGGTACTGTCTCCGTGTGTGTTGAGTTCTATGGTTCGGACAGTACAGAGCAACGCATAATCTGAAACAACAAAAAACATGATCAGTCTCTTACCTGTATGTAATTCACTGATTCGAGTCTTTGAGCTATAGAGAGAGCAGCTTACAGTTCATATTTTGCTGGATTTGGTCCAAAAGAAGCCTTTCTTTTTGACAGGAAGGTTCTCTTTAGTCGATTTAGTGGACCCAAAAGAGAAATGTCGAGCCAAGAAAGGCTTTGCCGAATAGCTCTTGGCGCTTGAACTTGAGACCAGTTTAGGGCTCTTGCCTGCTGCTGCCTCTACCCTGTGGTTGTCATCAAACATTACAAAATCCTCGCAGTCAAAACCACTGTCCAAAACTCGGTTTCTAAGTCTTTTGTTGTGCCTAGCTTTCAAATCCATCTCCACTCTCAACGCTTTCTCCGACAGCTTCGCCGTTTTCTTCTCACCCAGAGTACAGATTGGGCATGAAGGGTCGAATTTATCGATTTCTGGGGTCATCTGCTCTAAACACTCACCATGATAGACATGCCCACAAGCTAGAATTGCAGACACAGAGAGCTCGTTGGTCATAAACATCTTTTGGCTGCTCCACAAGGATTTCTCTGACAAGGGTCTAGAGCACGCACCACAGCTTTGCTGCTGATGATTGGACATTCGGTTGCTGTGATGGCCTATCATGTCCCGTTCAAGCCCAAAGTGGTCGTTATCATAAGACAAAGGTTCGGTGCTGCGAGAAGATGACATCATTTCAGAAAAGGCCTGCAGTGACCAACCTTCAGATGGTCCACTCTCAGAAGAATCACATCTTAAAGGAGTTCCCTGCCTCTCTTCAGTTATCGAGCTTCTGCTAAGTGAGTTCATTCCACAGATCTGACCATCTGAGACGTGCTTTGATAGGCGAGGGCGCTGTGTCGGATTAAGTGTAGATGAACTTGCAGGGTGATAGTAGATCTGGGAGGGAAGTGGTGACGTTGGGAAAGAAGATGGTTGTGAAGCAAGTGAAAGAGACAACTGTGCAGGAGATGGGTACGAAGGTGCTGCAGATTCTATTGAATCCTTTTCTTTCTGTGTGAGAGATAGAAATGCAAAAGAGAGGTTAAGCATCACAAGTGTAAAGTTTCAAAGATGTGAGAAAACTCAGCTACTGGTGAAACAAGCTTTACCTGCTCAAAGACTGTATCCATGGAAGAATTTCTTGGAAAAGATAAATCTGCCAAAATATTCATTAACCTCATGTAAGATTATTATGATCTGTAGACAGATGCATAGCCAAGTCAAGAAGCAAGTAGAGAAGTCCTATCAAGAGACACATGATTTAACATGTTCTGAAAAATACTATCTAAAAAAAAACCAAGTAAACAAGCTGAACTTATTTTTACCTGAGGCCGGAGACTTCTGCAACGTCTGCGTCCGGAAACTGTCCAAAGGGGAGCCTTGAGATGAAACAAAATCAGATTTGAAATCAGACAACACATCGTTCCGACTAATACCATCAGACAACCAACTGAGAGAGGCTTCTTCACCAGCCACACGGCCTCTATTATGATTAGTATCCCAGCGGAAACTCCAAGTAGGAGAATGCCTCCTCTCAGCAGCAGCTGATGATGCGTTAGGCAGGAGGACCATTTTGTCACGCGGAGCTACACAACACGCGTTCCCCATTATCTGAAAACTCACAAGTAGTAACCACTATGCAGTGACAGTGCTGACAACAATCCCGCTTCTTCTACAACCTTAACTACAAAATAAATGAAAGGAAGCAAGGAAGTTTCAGGAATTGGATCAGAACATCAAAGTCCAGGTTGCAATCACCCCATGGATAAGATACGTGGGAGCTTATTAGCCATCGATCAAATACCAATAAGTAAATATATATATATATATATATATATATAGAAAAAGAATCAACTCGATCTCTATCTATTGCCCACCCACAAGATTCTAAAAATGCCATGACTATTATTCACTAAGAGAATCCGAGATAAATTTCAGAAAGCTTAGTAATTAAACAATCATTAAACAGATCCGAGATTATGGCCGGAAAATCAGCAAGCACCAACGACAAGTCGACAAGAGACCCAAAACAGAAACATAAACCCTAAAAAATCAATACCCGAAAAATATAATACCGGAAGAACACAAAGGATAACAAAAACAACAATCAAACATATGCTAAGATGATGAGATGATGGGTAGAGTCACAAGAAAATCGAACCTGCTCCCGGAGAAGACGAAGAGAGAGAGAGAGAGAGAGAGAGAGAGAGCGGCGGGTCTGTTAGAGTGAGAAAGGGAAAAGTACACTGCGATGCGAGTGCTTTGCTTTTTGTTCCTTCCAGAGAGGGAAAGAGACGACTACAAGTCTTTTCTGACGGCTTATTCCACGCCGTTTGAATCCGGTTGGTATATATTCGCAAACCGTACACATTATCATAATTGCACCCAGATAAATCGGTTCGGTTCGGTTCTCGAAAAGAATAAAACAGGTTTGGTTTAATGCCTCTATTTGTGGTGTTGTGACGCCGTCAGAGTTAGCGGAATTGAATTGACTTACGGGTGAGTAGTGCCACGTCACGTTAAAGGACAAAAATGCGGAGGGAGGACGAATAATAATGAACCGGCAACTTTTCATTGTGACGTCGTTAGATGGAGCCGTTAAGAAGATATATTCCAAACCGGAAAAACTAATAATATTCGAGGGACCAATTTTATAAAATAGGAAAGAGAACCATGTCCCTGTCCCTGTCCCTGTCCCTGTCCCCAGTATCTTAAAGGATACGCGACCTGGAGTTTTGTGAAGCCAACACGGAAGTAAAAGATTCACCGAAGAAAGAGAAATATAAAGACGAAACCATCACTACTACACAAAATATGTTTATTTATTAAAGGTGGATTTGGGCCCTTATTAAAGCCCATTAGGCGGCCTACTACGGATTCTGATTAATAACCGAGCTTTTAGGAATCGAACCCTAGCCACTAGGTCAAAACCGAACTTTAGAGAGGCAATCAATGACCACTAGCCCGCACGATCTTTAATAACAGTTAGTTATTTTTATATAACCTAGCCGATAATAGACGCAGAACATTCACGGCCAATCCTCTCTCTCTCTCAGTCTCTCCATTCGTCGAAGCTAGTGTTCCGACTCCGAGTAGCGTAAACCCTAGAGTTTGCATCAACAGTCTAGATTCAACCGGATCGTTTCATGGTTTATCAGGTATCGCTAGTTTTCTGATTCTCCGCTGAAAAAGTTCCAGTTTCTATTCATAGGTTAAAGAGTTGCTTTGATTGATTTTTATGCTTGGCGACCGTTTACATAGACTTGAAATATCAGATTCTCATTTACTCATTGGTACATGGAATGCTCTCCTGAATGTTTCATTGTGATTACAACATTGTCCTTGCTTTGCTTATATGTTTGTTTGTGTTGAGATTTGTCATTGATCTTATTTTTGTAATTGTATTGATTGAAGAGGGAGGTGACACTTTGTTGAGAGGGTGAGTATTTTGTGAACACACAACAAAGTCCATGGATTTAGACTTTGATGATGAACCTGCTGCACCAGCAGGTAATTTTTATTTTCTCTCTTCACTTTTTTTGATTAGTTTCATTACTTTTTTTATTTGATTGATTGATTTGGCTGAAACATATGGATTTTAACAGCTAGGGCTGGTGCCAAGTTTAAGCCGAGAGGTAGACCACAACCCAAGAAGAAGCAAGTCCCTCTTTCAACCTCACAGACAACACTCTCTACTGATGTTGCCAAGGAGAAACTCTCAACACAAAGCGAACATCCGGTTTCTCTGGAGGCATCGTCGGCTTATCCCAGTAGTATTGTTTCTTCTCTCAAACCAATTTGTATTTTATATGTTGTTGATAAGTAATTTAAGATGTGTGATTCTGTTTTGCAGATGTTTCAACTTCTGAGACTACTGTCCCTGATAGTGGAACCATTAACCAATCCACCATGGGAACAATATCTAAAGAGGTAAAGTGTTTTTCTTCCTACCTTTTTGAAATGTTTTTTTAGTGTATGCTACATGGTGTTTTAGTGGAGCAAACTCTTTTGTTTCTGTAGAATGTCTCAGGAGGGGCCTCCGTTCTCCGTGCTTGTACTAACTTAAATTCAGAGGGCAAAAGATGTGAGGATGGCACAGAGGCGGCACCTGCATATCCTGATGACCCCAGAAGACAAGATTCTGCAACGTTTGGTGATTCTGTTACTAGTGAAACGGATGAAGTTATTGATGATCAAACTCAAAGGATGCAAACAGGGGTATGTGTGTGGATGCTCGCTTTCTAAGCCGATGTTTCACTTCTTTTACTTTAAATATAAAACTAATTTTGCAAGTTTTAATGTTGACACAGGAAGTAGAAGAAGAATGCGACTGGAACATGGAAACTCTTGATATTGTACAGGAGGAATGCATCACCAGTGCTTATGGTAATCTTTAAGCACCGAATATTTATGCTTTGATTATCTTAAATATATCTAGTAATAACTTAGTTATAATGGTGTAACTTGTGTAGAGCAACATACTGGAAAGTTCCAACCAAAGCCTAGATTGCTCGACACTGTGATTGAAGAAGAACCAGAGTCTCATTACTCTGTTGATGATACAACTGGTGCTAACCAGTCTGAGTTTATGGTCAATGAGGAATCAAGAAACGATGAATTCAACACCAATACTATTCCTGAAGTTCACAAAGAAACGGTAATAATATTTGCTCTTCTTACTATGTTAAGTTGGGACTTGGGATATATAGTTTTTTGATTGGTTCTGCTTTTTAATATTTTGATCAGGCTGCTCCTAGCGTATTGGAACAAGAACACCATGTTGTCTCACCTAGTAATAACGATACAGTTATGGGAGAAGGAGAAACACAGTCTAATGAAGCGGAAACAGGTGCTGACAAAAAGGGGAAAAAGAAGAGAGGTCGAAAGAAGAAAACCACTACTAGTGAGGAAGAACCAAATAAGTCAACTCCTGAGAAGAAGAAGAAGTTCAAGCATTCAAGTCGTCGGCAGAAAAACAGAACATGTAACTTAATTAGCTGAAACATAAATGATTCTCTCTTTCAACTGAAATAATCATCTTAGCATCTGACCTAACTGTATTCATGTTTTTGTGCGTGGTCTAGTGGATAAGGAATTGCTTGAAACCCCCGATGATGAAATCAGAAATCTGCCTATTAGAGATATGCTTCGCCTTGTTGCATATAGAGAATCGCTGGAGGTAAGAATCACTCTTTGTTCATGTATTGCTTGGATCCTAAACTTTCCTTATGTTTATTTCTTGTTAATACAAACAGAAAAAGGAAGCAAAGGGAGCTCCTGTTGTGCCGCCGACCCAAGAAAGGTACTACACTATATTCATCTCAGAGAAGATTGAAAGTGGGAGATGAGTGTCTCAGTTTGTTTTCTTTATCTAATGTGGTGCAGTAATACAAACATGTCGGAGGATAACCACTTTTATTCTCAAGGCTTTGACGCAGAAGACGAGTTTGGTATGGAGGAAGGAGAAAATCACGAAGCTCCCGTAGTTAAACCGGACTCACCGGTTAACTATCAAACGTACATGAACAAGACTCCCAGAACTCGGTGGTCAAAACAAGATACACAGCTCTTCTATGAGGTAAAATAAACTTGATCTCACTTATTGTTTAAATGGCAAAGATATTGTTAGTTCATTCTATAGATCTTTTTTTTTGTTTTGGTTATAGGGAGTTCAAGAATTTGGGAGCAATCTATCAATGGTACAACAACTGTTTCCTGAAAGAACTCGTCAACAGATCAAACTCAAATACAAGTTGGAAGAACGCAAGAATCCGTTGAAGCTTAATGATGCTTTATCAACACGCTCGAAACGTGAGAGATCCTTTCTGTCTCTCTCTCTTTTGCTCAATTTAGTTTCTTGGTTGAGCCATGGAAGAACTTAGCAGGTTTGTGTGTTTCTTCATGCAGAGTTAACTCATTATCATAATGTGATAAAGAAGCTTCAGGAAGAAGCTGCGGCTGCAAAGGAAGGAGAAGAGGAAGAGGAAGAAGGAGAAGAAGCTGGAGAGGAGGCAGAGACGACTACTGATGTTCCAGAGAATGTAAGCATTCGTTATATTCTTCTTTAAGTTGCCGCCAAAATCTGTAACTAAAATTCAAACGATGTCGCTTTGTATGTGTGTAGGAGGAACCGACGAAGACTGAGGAGACTGAGCGAGCTGGTGATGTAGTAGCTGGAGTAAAGGAATCGGACGGTGGGGATGTTGAGAATGGCGTTAGATCGGACGGTGGAGATGAAATCGACGATAATGAGGGAGATGATGATGATTTTTGGAATTCTTATAAGAGTGAGATGTAGTGATTTATAAACAAATCGTCTTTGCTGTCATAGAACATAATATTAGAGTATTCTTTTCGATTTAGATGAAAAAGTTTTTATACGAAGACTTATGTCTTGGATAGTTGGATGTAAAAGATTTCGTTATTTTTGTTTTTGCTAATTCGTCACGTTTATATGTTTCATACAAACAATTGTAATTAAGGAATTTTTTTTTCGTCAAAAAAAAATTAAGGATTTTTTTGTGGGGGAAAATGTATTAAAAATCCGACAACAAATGGCCAATGACTGTTGACTCATCGTGTACTGCTCCGGTTTGTCGGCGAAATTCTCATTGATATTTTTTTTTATTCTTTTTAACTTTTTGTACAGTGTGCTTCTCTGATTACGACATTACAGCCTACTGAAGGTAGACCCGTTAAAATTTCACGTAATGTCATTAACGACCGTCAGATCATCGTCGGCTGGTGTGACAAAAAAGCGAATCTCTTGTTCTACTGCTTCTTCACGCCTATATTTCTTATTAATTTTATAAGCATCCCCCAGTCTTATGCCAACATTTATTTTCAAGCCACATATTAAATTTTCTTACAAAATTTACCGCGATTTCTACATTTAATTCTCCCAACCCACGGCTCCTTCAACCAAATATGTTGTCGACTTGTTTGTTGGTGATTCATAGTCTTCAAGCCATGCATAATTTTTCAGCCGTAACTTAATTTTTAAGTAATAGTTATTGAATTTGTAGTCTTAAAAATGGTAAATAAGACAAAAATTAAAAGAAAGAAAAATTATGTTGAAACAGATATGGTATACAATATTTTAATTTTAAAAGATTTAATTCAAATCCAAAGATAATTAGTAACTAGATATATTTTTGAAAGTTTTACCAACTGACATACTTTAAAGGTGTTGTATTACACTTTGACATACTTCAAGCTGTAGGTATATTTTGTGCAGGAAAATGTGAAGTAAAATGTCTATTATAACCCTCATTTAATTTCGTTCATGTGATCAGAGAAAATGTGGTCATGAAACCGATTTCAAATTGTGGACTATCCATAACTACCTCTTTAACCACCACTGAGGTATCTTTCTTTTGTACCACCATACCACCTCCTTCACCACTACCACTTCCATAACTATCCCGCTATAAACTTCACCTCCTCCATAAGCTTCTCCACCACCACTTCCTCTACCGCCACTAGAGGGTATAACTGTTGATCTTTCCCCGCCTCTGGTTCCTCTTCCTTCAGCCTTCGTAAAAACCAACACCATAAAACCTTCAACCGCCTCCATGACCGCTAACCACTTCTTTCGCAACCACAACTTTCATATCCACATCTGCAAGCTCCAGACGCCATTAGCTCCTCCTCCTCTGCCATAAGCTCCTCCATTACCTGCCTACGTAAGCACTAACACGATAAGACCCTCCACCGGCTCCATGACTGCTAACCACTTCTTTCACCACCACAATTTTCATATCCAATTACACAAGTTCCACTTAAGCCATTAGCTCCTCCACCGTCACCTCCTCCATACCTTCCAACTTTTGATCCACATCACGGCTCCACGTCCAGCTCTTCCTCCTTCACCACCACATAAGACCTGACCTCTACCGTTGCCACTAGCATGACCACCATAAACATTATGTTATCCACCGTAACTATGTCTCCACCTTTTCTTCTCCACTAGCATCTCCACCTCCAACTTTTCCTCTTCCATCTACGGCTTTTATTATATTGTGTAAAACGTCGGCTGTGAAAATTGTAAGAGAAGAGAGTAGATGCGTCTGATTAAAATTTGATGAGTTAATGAAAAAATAGATTTTAGGTTATAAGGGTTCTTTGGAAAATTTACAAGGAAGAAGTACTTCACATGCTGAAAATATGTGTGGATGTAAATAGGTAAGTAAAAAGTATGTGTACGTTTAATATTTTCTATCTTTTTGGAACAAGACTAAATATCCAAATTA
The DNA window shown above is from Brassica oleracea var. oleracea cultivar TO1000 chromosome C3, BOL, whole genome shotgun sequence and carries:
- the LOC106336071 gene encoding bifunctional phosphatase IMPL2, chloroplastic, which encodes MLAQSHFLCKSFSLIPPPSPALRSATRSPHLSSSQSGRLSFLSSSLSAVSVSRGHISLAMASNSKRPDLSEDSSSELSAATDLDRFAAVANELADASGEVIRKYFRKKFDIVEKDDMSPVTIADQMAEEAMVSIIFHNFPSHAIYGEEKGWRCKEESSDYVWVLDPIDGTKSFITGKPVFGTLIALLYKGKPILGLIDQPILKERWIGMSGRRTKLNGEDISTRSCPKLSQAYLYTTSPHLFSGEAVEAFARVREKVKMPLYGCDCYAYALLASGFVDLVIESGLKPYDFLALVPVIEGAGGTITDWNGNPPLWEASSSAVATSFNVVAAGDSNIHQQALESLEWQ
- the LOC106328070 gene encoding uncharacterized protein LOC106328070, encoding MGNACCVAPRDKMVLLPNASSAAAERRHSPTWSFRWDTNHNRGRVAGEEASLSWLSDGISRNDVLSDFKSDFVSSQGSPLDSFRTQTLQKSPASDLSFPRNSSMDTVFEQKEKDSIESAAPSYPSPAQLSLSLASQPSSFPTSPLPSQIYYHPASSSTLNPTQRPRLSKHVSDGQICGMNSLSRSSITEERQGTPLRCDSSESGPSEGWSLQAFSEMMSSSRSTEPLSYDNDHFGLERDMIGHHSNRMSNHQQQSCGACSRPLSEKSLWSSQKMFMTNELSVSAILACGHVYHGECLEQMTPEIDKFDPSCPICTLGEKKTAKLSEKALRVEMDLKARHNKRLRNRVLDSGFDCEDFVMFDDNHRVEAAAGKSPKLVSSSSAKSYSAKPFLARHFSFGSTKSTKENLPVKKKGFFWTKSSKI
- the LOC106328814 gene encoding glutamic acid-rich protein encodes the protein MDLDFDDEPAAPAARAGAKFKPRGRPQPKKKQVPLSTSQTTLSTDVAKEKLSTQSEHPVSLEASSAYPSNVSTSETTVPDSGTINQSTMGTISKENVSGGASVLRACTNLNSEGKRCEDGTEAAPAYPDDPRRQDSATFGDSVTSETDEVIDDQTQRMQTGEVEEECDWNMETLDIVQEECITSAYEQHTGKFQPKPRLLDTVIEEEPESHYSVDDTTGANQSEFMVNEESRNDEFNTNTIPEVHKETAAPSVLEQEHHVVSPSNNDTVMGEGETQSNEAETGADKKGKKKRGRKKKTTTSEEEPNKSTPEKKKKFKHSSRRQKNRTLDKELLETPDDEIRNLPIRDMLRLVAYRESLEKKEAKGAPVVPPTQESNTNMSEDNHFYSQGFDAEDEFGMEEGENHEAPVVKPDSPVNYQTYMNKTPRTRWSKQDTQLFYEGVQEFGSNLSMVQQLFPERTRQQIKLKYKLEERKNPLKLNDALSTRSKQLTHYHNVIKKLQEEAAAAKEGEEEEEEGEEAGEEAETTTDVPENEEPTKTEETERAGDVVAGVKESDGGDVENGVRSDGGDEIDDNEGDDDDFWNSYKSEM